From the Anguilla anguilla isolate fAngAng1 chromosome 6, fAngAng1.pri, whole genome shotgun sequence genome, one window contains:
- the thbs1b gene encoding thrombospondin-1: MKLTGIFLLLMLWHADGARVAESRDDNSVYDLFELVQVNKKSHGVSLVKGEDPYSPAYKILNPDLIPPVPETPFRDLIDSIHSERGFLLLANFKQFKRTRGSILTIEKQDGSGPIFEIVSNGKANTLDVVYSTENKQQVVSIEEADLATGHWKNITLFVQEERAQLYVGCEEINTAEMDLPINRILTQEVPGTARLRIGKGAVKDRFMGVLQNVRFVFGTTLDAILRNKGCQSSTLTDTIILDIPVNGSSPAIRTDYIGHKTKDLMTVCGFTCEDLASMFKELKGLGVIVKQLSNELRKVTEDNNLIRDQIGIRTGVCLHNGIVHQNKDEWTVDDCTECTCQNSATVCRKISCPLIPCANATVTDGECCPRCGALSDYAEDGWSPWSEWTPCSVTCGRGVQQRGRSCDRINNNCEGTSVQTRDCYLQECDKRFKQDGGWSHWSPWSSCSVTCGAGVITRIRLCNSPTPQMGGKNCQGEGRQTEKCQKSPCPINGNWGPWSPWDTCTVTCGGGVQARKRLCNDPPPKYGGKDCVGNAKATQLCNKKDCPVDGCLSNPCFPGAKCTSFPNGSWKCGACPTGYKGNGIKCKDIDECKEVPDACFIFNGVHRCENTDPGYNCLPCPPRYSGPQPFGKGVEEATANKQVCTPRNPCVDGSHDCNKNARCNYLGHFADPMFRCECKPGYAGNGHICGEDTDLDGWPNADLVCVENATYHCKKDNCPNLPNSGQEDYDKDGIGDACDDDDDNDGIPDDRDNCQFIFNPRQYDYDRDDVGDRCDNCPYNSNPDQTDTDHNGEGDACAVDIDGDGILNEKDNCPYVYNVDQRDTDLDGVGDQCDNCPLEHNPDQLDSDSDRVGDKCDSNQDIDEDGHQNNLDNCPYIPNANQADHDKDGKGDACDHDDDNDGIPDDKDNCRLAFNPDQLDSDGDGRGDACKDDFDQDNVPDIYDVCPENFDISETDFRKFQMVPLDPKGTSQIDPNWVVRHQGKELVQTVNCDPGIAVGFDEFNSVDFSGTFFINTDRDDDYAGFVFGYQSSARFYVVMWKQITQTYWSNTPTRAQGYSGLSIKVVNSTTGPGEHLRNALWHTGNTPGQVRTLWHDPKNVGWKDFTAYRWHLIHRPRTGHIRVVMYEGKKIMADSGSIYDKTYAGGRLGLFVFSQEMVYFSDLKYECRDV, encoded by the exons ATGAAGTTGACGGGGATATTTTTGCTGTTGATGCTGTGGCACGCCGATGGAGCCAGGGTGGCAG AGAGCCGAGACGACAATAGTGTGTACGACCTATTTGAGCTAGTGCAAGTTAATAAGAAGAGCCATGGCGTGAGTCTGGTGAAAGGAGAAGACCCGTACAGTCCCGCTTACAAAATCCTGAACCCGGACCTTATTCCCCCAGTCCCCGAGACCCCCTTCAGGGACCTCATTGATTCCATCCATTCAGAGCGCGGATTTCTTCTCTTGGCCAACTTCAAGCAGTTCAAGCGGACCAGAGGCAGTATCTTGACTATTGAGAAGCAGGACGGGTCCGGACCCATATTCGAAATAGTATCAAACGGCAAGGCGAACACTCTGGACGTGGTATACTCCACAGAGAATAAGCAACAGGTGGTATCCATCGAGGAAGCGGACTTAGCAACCGGGCACTGGAAGAACATCACGCTGTTCGTGCAGGAGGAACGAGCTCAGCTGTACGTGGGATGTGAAGAAATAAACACAGCCGAGATGGACCTGCCCATCAACAGAATCTTGACCCAGGAGGTTCCGGGCACTGCACGTCTGCGGATTGGCAAGGGAGCGGTCAAAGACAGATTTATG ggggTACTTCAAAATGTGCGCTTTGTTTTTGGAACTACTTTGGACGCGATTTTACGGAACAAAGGATGCCAAAGCT CCACTTTGACAGATACCATCATCTTGGATATTCCAGTCAATGGGTCCAGCCCAGCCATCAGGACTGATTACATTGGTCATAAAACCAAAG ATCTGATGACGGTTTGCGGGTTTACCTGCGAAGATCTGGCCAGTATGTTTAAGGAACTCAAGGGGCTTGGCGTGATCGTGAAACAGCTGTCCAACGAGCTCCGAAAAGTG ACTGAAGACAACAACCTGATCAGGGACCAGATCGGAATCCGCACCGGCGTGTGCCTGCACAACGGCATCGTACACCAGAACAAGGACGAGTGGACGGTGGACGACTGCACCGAGTGCACATGCCAG AACTCCGCCACCGTGTGTCGCAAGATCTCCTGCCCTCTGATCCCCTGTGCCAACGCCACCGTGACCGACGGCGAGTGCTGCCCGCGATGCGGAGCCT TGAGCGACTACGCGGAGGACGGCTGGTCCCCGTGGTCTGAGTGGACCCCCTGCTCCGTGACCTGCGGTCGAGGTGTCCAACAGCGCGGTCGATCCTGCGACCGCATCAACAACAACTGCGAGGGGACGTCTGTGCAGACGCGCGACTGCTACCTGCAGGAATGTGACAAGCGCT TCAAACAGGATGGCGGGTGGAGCCACTGGTCTCCATGGTCCTCCTGCTCGGTCACCTGCGGCGCTGGCGTCATCACCAGGATCCGCCTCTGCAACTCGCCCACGCCCCAGATGGGCGGAAAGAACTGCCAGGGCGAAGGCCGACAAACTGAGAAGTGCCAAAAATCGCCCTGTCCCA TCAACGGCAACTGGGGACCCTGGTCTCCGTGGGACACCTGTACTGTCACctgcgggggtggggtgcaggctCGCAAGCGGCTCTGTAATGACCCCCCTCCCAAATACGGTGGCAAAGACTGCGTGGGCAATGCCAAAGCCACCCAGCTGTGCAACAAGAAGGATTGTCCTGTTG ATGGCTGTCTGTCTAACCCCTGCTTCCCTGGAGCCAAGTGCACCAGCTTTCCCAATGGGTCCTGGAAGTGCGGAGCCTGTCCTACGGGCTACAAGGGCAATGGCATCAAGTGCAAGGACATTGATGAG TGTAAAGAGGTTCCAGATGCGTGCTTCATATTTAACGGGGTCCACCGATGCGAAAACACAGATCCTGGATACAACTGCCTGCCTTGCCCCCCACGTTACTCTGGACCCCAACCCTTCGGCAAGGGGGTTGAGGAGGCCACTGCCAATAAGCAG GTCTGCACACCGCGGAACCCGTGCGTGGATGGAAGTCACGACTGCAACAAGAACGCCCGCTGCAACTACCTGGGCCACTTTGCAGACCCCATGTTCCGGTGCGAGTGCAAACCAGGCTACGCCGGGAACGGGCACATCTGCGGCGAGGACACCGACCTGGACGGCTGGCCCAACGCCGATTTGGTGTGCGTGGAGAACGCCACCTACCATTGCAAGAAG GACAACTGCCCCAACCTGCCCAACTCCGGCCAGGAAGACTACGACAAGGACGGGATCGGTGATGCCTGCGATGACGACGATGACAACGACGGAATCCCCGACGACAGG GACAACTGCCAGTTCATCTTCAACCCCAGACAGTACGACTATGACCGCGACGACGTTGGCGATCGCTGCGACAATTGCCCGTATAACAGCAACCCTGACCAGACCGACACCGATCACAATGGCGAAGGCGATGCTTGTGCCGTGGACATCGATGGAGATG GCATTCTGAACGAGAAAGATAATTGCCCCTATGTCTACAATGTGGACCAAAGAGACACAGATCTGGATGGTGTTGGGGACCAGTGTGACAACTGCCCCCTTGAGCACAATCCTGACCAG CTGGACTCTGACTCTGATCGTGTGGGAGACAAGTGTGACAGTAACCAGGACATCGATGAGGACGGCCACCAGAACAACTTGGACAACTGCCCTTACATCCCTAATGCCAACCAAGCCGACCACGACAAGGACGGCAAGGGAGACGCCTGTGACCACGACGATGACAACGATGGAATCCCTGACGACAAAGACAACTGCAGGCTGGCCTTCAACCCAGACCAGCTGGACTCTGATG GTGATGGGCGTGGTGATGCTTGCAAGGACGACTTTGACCAGGACAACGTTCCCGACATCTACGATGTGTGCCCTGAGAACTTTGACATCAGCGAGACAGACTTCCGCAAGTTCCAGATGGTGCCGCTCGACCCCAAGGGCACATCCCAGATCGACCCCAACTGGGTGGTACGGCACCAGGGCAAAGAGCTGGTGCAGACCGTCAACTGTGACCCTGGCATCGCTGTTG GTTTTGATGAGTTCAATTCGGTAGACTTCAGTGGAACGTTCTTCATAAACACGGACCGAGACGATGACTATGCAGGCTTTGTATTCGGGTACCAGTCCAGTGCTCGTTTTTATGTGGTGATGTGGAAGCAGATCACTCAGACGTACTGGTCCAACACACCCACCCGGGCCCAGGGATACTCTGGGCTGTCCATCAAGGTGGTCAACTCAACCACAGGCCCTGGGGAGCACCTGAGGAATGCGCTTTGGCACACCGGCAACACCCCAGGACAG GTTCGCACACTGTGGCACGACCCCAAGAATGTGGGCTGGAAGGACTTCACCGCCTACAGGTGGCACCTGATTCACAGGCCCAGGACCGGACACATCAG AGTGGTAATGTACGAGGGCAAAAAGATCATGGCGGATTCCGGAAGCATCTATGACAAGACGTACGCGGGTGGAAGGCTAGGCCTCTTCGTCTTTTCCCAGGAGATGGTGTACTTCTCAGACCTCAAATATGAATGCAGAG ATGTATAA